A stretch of the Coleofasciculus sp. FACHB-1120 genome encodes the following:
- a CDS encoding serine/threonine-protein kinase, which translates to MLGKTLSGRYYIVKHLGGGGFGQTYLAEDRQLPGNPLCVVKQLKPQTTDPLTLQVSQRLFDREAQVLYKLGKHDQIPQLLAHFEQEQEFYLVQEFIEGHELKQELPVGKQLSENQVMTLCGGILKILEFVHQQEVIHRDIKPSNLIRRKPDGKIVLIDFGAVKQVSAQQTNAEGNTTLTVAIGSPGYMANEQLGGKPRFCSDIYAVGMIGIQAITGIPPSQLPEDPITSEMIWQDKVQVSQPFADVLDKMVHYDHRQRYQTATEALQALQWVNSQQSTRTYHVPPTQTLTPPAATNQPLVTSTQPPQTSPIELQTNQDAVAELSVSPADAPLGNAGIATPRNKSRRLIGIGAGIATAFALTAGIYYFPKQSNSLPLLQIANSPSPSLQKLNSSWGRIENIALANTFIGNSKNVYSVAISPDGQTLASGGDDNTIKLWNLRTRQQLQTFKGHSDWVYSIAFSPDGQKIISSSGDGTIKVWNLQSGQLLQTLNSGSEDRVYSIAISPDGQTLASGSKDKTIKLWNLGTGQLKNTLKGHSGFILSVAIAQNGQTLVSGSDDKTIKVWNLSTGTLISTVSEPSNNGVPAVAISPDSQILATSNISDKVYLWNLQELLKGCKGAQPCSPTQTIFAHKDYVNSVAFSPDGQTLASGSRDNTIKLWNPQTGELKSPISNRSGAVNSVAFSPDGKTLVSNGEEGKIEVWQSSP; encoded by the coding sequence ATGCTGGGAAAAACGCTCAGTGGTCGCTATTACATCGTCAAACACTTGGGAGGCGGGGGTTTTGGTCAAACTTACCTTGCTGAGGATCGGCAGCTACCCGGCAATCCACTGTGTGTTGTTAAGCAACTCAAACCCCAAACGACCGACCCCTTAACTTTGCAGGTGTCGCAACGTTTATTCGATCGAGAAGCCCAAGTCCTTTACAAGCTGGGAAAACACGATCAAATTCCCCAACTTTTGGCTCATTTTGAACAAGAGCAAGAGTTCTATTTAGTACAAGAATTTATCGAAGGGCATGAACTCAAGCAAGAATTACCTGTTGGCAAGCAGTTGAGTGAAAATCAGGTGATGACCCTCTGTGGGGGAATTTTAAAAATATTAGAATTTGTCCATCAGCAAGAGGTCATTCACCGCGATATCAAACCTTCAAATTTAATTAGACGCAAACCAGATGGAAAGATAGTTTTAATTGACTTTGGGGCAGTTAAACAAGTTAGCGCTCAACAAACTAACGCTGAAGGAAATACAACTTTAACGGTTGCGATTGGTTCGCCCGGTTACATGGCGAATGAACAACTCGGCGGCAAACCGCGATTTTGCAGCGATATCTATGCAGTGGGAATGATTGGTATCCAAGCCATTACAGGGATACCGCCCAGCCAGTTACCAGAAGATCCCATAACCAGCGAGATGATTTGGCAGGACAAGGTGCAAGTCAGCCAGCCGTTCGCAGATGTTTTGGACAAAATGGTGCACTATGACCACCGTCAACGCTACCAAACAGCAACCGAAGCTTTGCAAGCACTTCAATGGGTCAATTCTCAACAGTCAACGAGGACTTATCATGTACCGCCCACACAAACCCTAACGCCACCAGCAGCCACGAATCAACCACTCGTCACCTCTACACAACCACCTCAAACCTCCCCAATTGAGTTACAAACCAACCAGGACGCGGTTGCTGAGTTATCGGTATCCCCGGCAGATGCACCCCTTGGCAATGCTGGTATTGCGACTCCTCGAAATAAATCTCGTCGGCTGATAGGAATTGGAGCCGGTATTGCCACTGCTTTCGCTCTAACAGCGGGGATTTATTACTTTCCAAAACAAAGTAATTCATTGCCATTATTACAAATCGCAAATAGTCCATCACCGTCGTTACAAAAACTGAATAGTTCTTGGGGTCGGATAGAAAATATTGCTTTAGCCAATACTTTTATTGGGAATTCAAAAAATGTTTATTCGGTTGCGATTAGCCCGGATGGTCAAACCCTCGCAAGCGGTGGTGACGACAACACTATCAAGCTGTGGAATTTAAGGACGAGACAACAACTGCAAACTTTCAAAGGTCATTCAGACTGGGTTTATTCTATTGCCTTCAGCCCTGATGGGCAGAAGATAATAAGTAGTAGTGGTGACGGAACCATTAAAGTGTGGAATTTGCAGTCTGGGCAACTACTGCAAACCCTCAACTCAGGATCTGAAGACCGGGTTTATTCGATTGCGATTAGCCCAGATGGACAAACTCTCGCCAGTGGGAGTAAGGACAAGACAATCAAGCTGTGGAACCTGGGTACGGGGCAACTGAAAAATACTCTTAAGGGGCATTCAGGCTTTATTTTATCGGTTGCGATCGCTCAAAATGGACAAACTCTTGTCAGTGGCAGCGATGACAAAACAATCAAAGTGTGGAATCTGTCCACAGGTACCTTGATTAGCACCGTCTCTGAGCCTTCAAACAATGGTGTTCCTGCTGTCGCTATTAGCCCAGATAGTCAGATTCTCGCCACTAGCAACATTTCCGATAAAGTTTATCTATGGAATCTGCAAGAGCTTTTGAAGGGTTGTAAAGGCGCACAGCCATGTAGCCCTACACAAACTATCTTTGCCCATAAAGACTATGTTAATTCGGTTGCTTTCAGTCCCGATGGCCAGACTCTCGCGAGTGGGAGTCGGGACAATACAATCAAGCTGTGGAATCCACAAACAGGAGAGCTGAAAAGCCCGATTTCTAACCGTTCAGGCGCTGTAAATTCTGTTGCTTTCAGTCCTGATGGGAAAACCCTGGTCAGCAATGGTGAGGAGGGGAAAATTGAGGTTTGGCAATCGTCGCCCTAA
- a CDS encoding Rne/Rng family ribonuclease: MPKQIIIAEQHRIAAVFWEDQIQELVVATGNHQVGDIYLGVVENVLPGIDAAFVNIGDTERNGFIHVTDLGPLRLKRSAGAITELLTPQQKVLVQVMKEPTGNKGPRLTGNVSLPGRYVVLMPFGRGVSLSRQIKSESERNRLRALAVLIKPAGMGLIVRTEAEGRSEEAIIEDLESLQKQWEAIQQEVNSTRAPALLNRDDDFIQRVLRDMYSAEVNRIVVDSHTGVKRVKQYLLSWSGGRSPEGVLIDHHRERLPILEYFRVNAAIREALKPRVDLPSGGYIIIQPTEALTVIDVNSGSFTRSATARETVLWTNSEAATEIARQLRLRNIAGVIIVDFIDMDQRRDQLQVLEHFNKALKVDKARPQIAQLSELGLVELTRKRQGQNIYELFSQACPTCGGLGHQVRLPGEPARNSGEIAEHSVPVPVREVRTAPYRTERNELGVREIPLPDIRESRIESRSEALDLAVDEDDDDAMDLMHHPSYQERGGVNNNNRRRRRRRVGEPPLREEVTKNPVRVSTSPPLVNHFRQSPVAEPEVSRDTETFTASPLPVLPTVEEGRRGSRPERPKPSRQEVEPPEIVSIEMTPEQQDIYALMGISPLVLLNRQVKNPKSAIVSVTLPGESAQTAPSVESSREALSVIDKDIPGVESALDEKFSYISSAYEEDELRDGGDETEATDEEPQIQWETPEVPEDPREENTSQQDTRIEETVEMESASAASSSEAESSPAINRRRRRRSSATDSSEG, from the coding sequence ATGCCAAAGCAAATTATCATCGCAGAGCAGCATCGAATCGCTGCCGTATTTTGGGAAGATCAAATTCAAGAACTCGTCGTTGCGACTGGCAACCATCAAGTTGGAGACATTTATCTTGGTGTTGTCGAAAATGTCTTACCTGGGATAGATGCCGCCTTTGTGAACATTGGAGATACAGAGCGCAATGGCTTTATTCATGTTACAGACTTAGGGCCGTTGCGGCTAAAACGCTCTGCCGGTGCGATTACCGAACTGCTGACACCCCAGCAGAAAGTCTTAGTACAAGTAATGAAAGAGCCGACGGGCAACAAAGGACCCCGGCTTACCGGAAACGTCAGCTTACCCGGACGCTATGTAGTGTTGATGCCCTTCGGACGGGGGGTGAGTCTCTCGCGACAAATTAAGAGTGAGAGCGAACGCAACCGGCTGAGAGCTTTAGCAGTTTTAATTAAACCCGCAGGCATGGGGCTGATCGTGCGGACAGAAGCGGAAGGACGGTCGGAAGAAGCTATCATTGAAGATTTGGAGTCCCTGCAAAAACAGTGGGAGGCAATTCAGCAAGAGGTAAACTCCACCAGGGCACCGGCACTATTGAATCGGGACGATGATTTTATTCAGCGCGTCCTGCGAGATATGTACAGTGCGGAAGTCAATCGCATCGTGGTAGATTCCCACACGGGAGTCAAACGAGTCAAGCAATACTTACTGAGCTGGAGCGGAGGGCGATCGCCTGAAGGGGTTTTGATCGACCATCACCGCGAGCGTCTGCCGATTTTAGAATACTTCCGCGTCAATGCCGCCATTCGAGAAGCCCTGAAGCCAAGAGTGGATCTTCCTTCTGGTGGCTACATTATTATTCAGCCGACGGAAGCCTTGACAGTCATCGATGTTAACTCCGGTTCCTTTACCCGCTCCGCAACAGCCCGCGAGACCGTCCTCTGGACAAACAGCGAGGCAGCCACGGAAATTGCCCGCCAACTGCGGCTTCGGAATATCGCCGGTGTCATTATTGTTGACTTTATTGACATGGATCAGCGGCGAGACCAGCTGCAAGTGCTGGAACACTTTAACAAAGCACTGAAAGTCGATAAAGCAAGACCGCAGATTGCTCAACTCTCAGAACTCGGCTTAGTAGAACTGACCCGCAAGCGTCAAGGTCAAAATATTTACGAATTGTTTAGTCAGGCGTGCCCGACCTGCGGCGGCTTGGGACATCAGGTTCGCCTACCCGGTGAGCCTGCCCGAAATAGCGGGGAAATTGCTGAGCATTCTGTGCCAGTGCCTGTAAGGGAAGTCCGGACGGCACCTTATCGAACCGAACGAAACGAACTAGGCGTCCGGGAAATTCCTCTCCCAGATATCCGTGAAAGTCGCATTGAAAGTCGTAGTGAAGCCTTAGATCTAGCGGTTGATGAGGATGATGACGATGCAATGGATTTGATGCATCATCCCAGTTATCAGGAACGGGGAGGAGTCAATAACAATAATCGCCGTCGTCGTCGCCGCCGTGTCGGTGAACCTCCCCTCAGAGAGGAAGTGACTAAAAATCCCGTTCGAGTCTCGACTTCCCCCCCACTGGTGAACCATTTCAGACAGAGTCCAGTGGCGGAACCCGAAGTATCTAGAGACACCGAGACATTTACAGCCTCGCCATTGCCCGTTTTACCCACTGTGGAAGAAGGTCGTCGAGGGTCAAGACCAGAGCGACCTAAGCCTTCCAGGCAGGAAGTGGAACCGCCGGAGATTGTTTCAATTGAAATGACACCAGAGCAACAAGATATCTATGCTTTGATGGGAATTTCTCCGTTGGTACTTTTGAATCGGCAGGTCAAAAATCCTAAATCAGCGATTGTCTCCGTCACTTTACCCGGAGAGTCTGCCCAAACTGCACCATCTGTAGAGTCAAGCAGAGAAGCTCTTAGCGTCATCGATAAGGATATTCCCGGCGTCGAGTCGGCGCTTGACGAGAAATTCTCTTACATATCCTCCGCCTACGAGGAAGATGAGCTAAGAGATGGGGGAGATGAGACTGAAGCAACGGACGAGGAACCACAAATTCAGTGGGAAACGCCTGAGGTACCGGAAGACCCCAGAGAAGAAAACACTAGCCAACAAGACACCAGGATAGAAGAAACTGTGGAGATGGAGAGCGCTTCCGCTGCCTCTTCCAGTGAAGCTGAGAGTAGTCCCGCGATCAATCGGCGGCGTCGTCGTCGGTCTTCTGCAACAGATTCTTCTGAAGGATGA
- a CDS encoding phosphodiester glycosidase family protein — protein MIRRTTSQSETFDGVAGIIAPGRLIAFSLPSIIALSVYMATSSPVGSTKEPVLKVREREEKSQIAPPTAKQLPVAPHRLPPKGLQFYAALSSSSPNQLPHQGLAVAAPTGKLQKLPAPELPLTTQALVPSASPQISRLGYQVSINGRTLPATWSQWRLGASIRTGITDAGMAQTLGVELLNTGDATSQPVQWFSQPATQPLMLATQALGSYRYLDITDFAQRAGWQLEVKGTKLLISSKPAQVAEIQSTLQPRGSRMTIDLDRPTPWQVRKEGEELVVTIDAAAAPGLLQRFSSDPPVPLLQAPKQGKVTERDRETEGEIPAMVPFPHRSKLPTPVLASIRNQTQIRINIPSGLSPRFSTLPNPNRLIIDFLPEAMVERDILWAKGIRWRQQYVSLGSSRFPVVGLTLNPRLQRGVNLPLFKIKPIWSHPSKMEGVAPLSETAQMWHASAAVNGGFFNRKNQLPLGAIRRDGRWLSGPILNRGAIAWNDTGAVKIGRLALQETLITATGARLPILFLNSGYVKAGISRYTPEWGATYTPLIDDEIIVVVQNKQVTNLLPGGIAGKTAFPIPRDGFLLTLRANRGPAGSLPLGTKVRVEGATVPGDFNSYPQIVGAGPLLLQNRQIVLNAKGEQFSDAFDKQAAIRSAIGTTADGNLMIVAVHNRVGGTGPTLREMAALMQKMGVIDALNLDGGSSTSLYLGGQLLDRPPSSAARVHNGLGIFFQPSR, from the coding sequence ATGATCAGGAGAACGACGTCACAGAGTGAGACGTTCGATGGTGTGGCGGGCATAATTGCCCCCGGTCGCCTAATCGCTTTCTCGCTCCCGTCCATTATTGCCCTCTCAGTTTACATGGCGACTTCTTCCCCGGTCGGAAGCACTAAAGAGCCGGTGCTAAAGGTACGGGAGAGGGAAGAAAAGAGCCAGATAGCACCACCGACTGCCAAGCAGCTGCCCGTAGCCCCCCATAGGCTCCCCCCCAAAGGATTACAGTTTTATGCCGCTCTCAGCAGCTCCTCGCCCAACCAGTTGCCCCATCAAGGATTGGCTGTTGCAGCTCCCACTGGGAAACTTCAAAAATTACCGGCACCGGAATTGCCCCTAACCACACAGGCGTTGGTGCCTTCAGCATCGCCTCAGATTTCTCGGTTGGGTTATCAAGTTTCTATCAATGGTCGCACCTTGCCAGCCACTTGGAGTCAGTGGCGGCTGGGGGCATCTATCCGCACCGGAATTACCGATGCCGGAATGGCTCAAACATTGGGGGTAGAGCTTTTAAATACTGGGGATGCCACCAGTCAGCCGGTGCAGTGGTTTTCCCAACCAGCAACGCAACCGCTAATGTTGGCGACGCAGGCACTGGGGTCGTATCGCTATCTAGATATTACCGATTTCGCCCAGAGAGCGGGTTGGCAGCTTGAGGTAAAGGGCACCAAGCTCTTAATTTCCTCTAAGCCAGCACAAGTGGCAGAGATTCAATCAACGCTGCAACCGAGGGGTTCGCGGATGACCATCGATCTCGATCGTCCGACGCCGTGGCAAGTGAGAAAAGAAGGTGAGGAATTAGTCGTCACAATCGATGCAGCGGCTGCTCCTGGTCTTCTCCAGCGTTTTTCTTCCGATCCACCAGTACCGCTGCTACAGGCTCCGAAGCAAGGGAAGGTTACAGAGAGGGACAGGGAAACAGAAGGAGAGATTCCCGCGATGGTTCCATTTCCCCATCGCTCGAAATTACCGACTCCTGTGCTGGCATCGATTCGGAACCAGACCCAAATCCGCATCAACATTCCATCTGGTCTATCTCCTCGCTTTTCCACCCTCCCCAACCCGAATCGATTGATTATCGATTTTCTTCCAGAGGCAATGGTAGAGCGAGATATTCTCTGGGCGAAAGGCATCCGCTGGCGACAGCAATATGTGAGTTTGGGTTCTTCCCGATTTCCAGTAGTTGGGCTGACACTGAATCCTCGTCTTCAGAGGGGTGTAAACTTGCCGCTTTTTAAAATTAAACCGATCTGGAGCCATCCTTCCAAGATGGAGGGAGTCGCTCCTCTAAGCGAGACAGCCCAGATGTGGCACGCCTCGGCGGCAGTCAACGGGGGCTTTTTTAATCGCAAGAACCAGTTGCCTTTAGGCGCAATTCGGCGGGATGGGCGCTGGTTATCTGGGCCGATTCTGAATCGGGGCGCGATCGCCTGGAATGATACGGGAGCGGTGAAAATCGGGCGACTGGCGCTCCAAGAAACTTTAATTACCGCAACGGGTGCGCGGTTGCCGATTCTTTTCCTCAACAGTGGCTACGTCAAGGCAGGGATTTCCCGCTATACCCCGGAGTGGGGAGCGACCTACACGCCTCTCATTGATGATGAAATTATTGTCGTTGTCCAGAACAAGCAAGTCACCAACCTTCTACCTGGAGGGATTGCGGGTAAAACTGCCTTCCCCATTCCTCGCGATGGTTTCTTACTTACCCTACGCGCCAACCGAGGGCCAGCCGGTTCTCTCCCGCTCGGCACAAAAGTACGGGTAGAGGGTGCAACGGTTCCTGGAGACTTTAACAGCTACCCGCAGATTGTCGGTGCTGGTCCTCTTCTGCTACAAAATCGGCAAATTGTGCTGAATGCTAAAGGCGAACAATTTAGCGACGCCTTTGATAAGCAAGCCGCAATTCGCAGTGCGATTGGAACGACCGCAGACGGCAACCTGATGATTGTTGCTGTTCACAATCGCGTCGGGGGAACCGGGCCTACCTTGAGAGAAATGGCTGCCCTAATGCAAAAAATGGGCGTGATTGACGCCCTCAACCTCGACGGTGGCAGCTCTACCAGCCTCTACTTGGGGGGACAGCTCCTAGATCGCCCTCCCTCCAGTGCCGCCCGCGTTCACAACGGTCTTGGGATCTTCTTCCAGCCTAGCCGGTAG
- a CDS encoding ribonuclease HII, producing the protein MPELAGDWEQVAGVDEVGRGALFGPVVAAAVILPKSAFEELAAAGVRDSKQLSSYRRSKLAEQIQAIALDWKIGYANNKEIDQINILQASLLAMKRAVTKLKVQPQMCLVDGKWLLPELSIPQQSLVKGDERSLVIAAASIVAKVWRDDLIMRFATKYPAYHLATNKGYGTAQHLLALQQYGPSSLHRMSFSPCRVGNQ; encoded by the coding sequence TTGCCAGAGTTAGCTGGCGACTGGGAACAGGTTGCCGGTGTGGATGAAGTGGGGCGCGGGGCTTTATTTGGTCCGGTGGTGGCGGCGGCTGTAATTTTACCGAAGTCTGCTTTTGAGGAACTTGCAGCCGCTGGGGTTAGAGATAGCAAACAGCTGTCTAGCTATCGACGCAGCAAACTGGCAGAACAGATTCAAGCGATCGCGCTTGACTGGAAAATCGGCTATGCCAACAATAAGGAAATTGACCAGATCAACATCTTGCAGGCGTCGTTGTTGGCAATGAAGCGGGCTGTCACTAAGCTAAAGGTGCAGCCGCAGATGTGTCTGGTTGATGGCAAGTGGTTGCTGCCAGAGCTGTCGATACCGCAACAAAGTCTTGTGAAGGGTGATGAGCGATCGCTGGTAATTGCTGCTGCCAGTATTGTTGCTAAAGTGTGGCGCGACGACCTAATCATGCGTTTTGCCACCAAGTATCCTGCCTATCATTTAGCGACAAATAAAGGTTACGGTACTGCTCAGCATCTATTGGCGCTACAACAATACGGCCCTTCAAGTTTACATCGAATGTCTTTTAGTCCTTGCCGGGTAGGGAATCAATAA
- a CDS encoding cupin domain-containing protein: MAQAQEISQTSTFPLPSSIATNGIAATELRPWGSFTILEEGRGYKIKRIEVKPGHRLSLQMHYHRSEHWIVVSGTAKVVCGEQELTLSSNQSTYVPQCHTHRLENPGVIPLILIEVQNGEYLGEDDIVRFQDDYARSQQAAKKVG, translated from the coding sequence ATGGCTCAGGCGCAAGAAATTTCTCAGACTTCTACCTTCCCCTTACCCAGTTCGATAGCGACCAACGGCATTGCTGCAACGGAATTGCGCCCTTGGGGTTCTTTCACGATTCTGGAAGAAGGGCGAGGCTACAAAATTAAGCGTATTGAAGTGAAGCCTGGCCACCGACTCAGCCTGCAAATGCACTACCACCGCAGCGAACACTGGATCGTGGTTTCAGGCACAGCAAAGGTTGTTTGCGGCGAGCAAGAATTGACTCTGAGCAGTAATCAATCGACCTATGTTCCTCAATGCCACACTCATCGCCTAGAAAATCCAGGTGTGATTCCCCTGATATTAATCGAGGTTCAGAATGGGGAATATCTGGGAGAAGATGACATTGTTCGTTTTCAAGATGACTACGCCCGCAGTCAGCAGGCAGCAAAAAAAGTAGGCTAG
- a CDS encoding IscS subfamily cysteine desulfurase yields MTQRPIYLDCHATTPLDERVLAAMLPYFTEHFGNPASITHVYGWEAEAAVKQARAILADAINATPEEIAFTSGATEANNLAIKGVAEAYFQKGRHIITVETEHNAVLDPCDYLRSLGFEVTFLPVQSDGLIDLTQLQKAIRPDTILVSVMAANNEIGVIQPLAEIGAICRQHQVLFHTDAAQAIAKIPLDVAAMNIGLMSMTAHKVYGPKGIGALYVRRRNPRVQMAPQMHGGGHERGMRSGTLYTPQIVGFAKAVELGLTELESQTQSLTELRERLWKQLSGLTGIHLNGHPTQRLSGNLNISVEGVDGAALLLGLQPVVAVSSGSACTSVKVSPSHVLTALGRSELLAYASVRFGIGRQNTAEEIDRVAQHAIATISSLRKQASIVG; encoded by the coding sequence TTGACTCAGCGCCCTATTTATCTCGATTGCCACGCAACGACACCTCTTGATGAGCGGGTGTTAGCAGCAATGCTGCCTTACTTTACCGAGCATTTTGGCAACCCTGCCAGTATTACCCATGTCTACGGCTGGGAAGCGGAAGCTGCTGTTAAACAAGCAAGAGCAATTTTGGCAGACGCGATCAATGCCACACCGGAAGAAATTGCCTTTACTAGCGGTGCGACAGAGGCGAATAATTTAGCCATTAAGGGTGTCGCGGAAGCTTATTTTCAGAAAGGACGCCACATTATTACCGTAGAGACGGAACATAATGCGGTTCTCGATCCTTGTGATTATTTGCGATCGCTTGGTTTCGAGGTGACTTTCCTCCCAGTCCAAAGCGATGGACTTATTGATTTAACCCAGTTACAGAAAGCGATTCGTCCGGACACGATTTTAGTTTCGGTGATGGCGGCGAACAACGAAATTGGAGTGATACAGCCGTTAGCAGAAATTGGGGCAATTTGTCGCCAGCATCAGGTACTTTTCCATACGGATGCAGCGCAAGCAATTGCCAAAATTCCCCTAGATGTAGCGGCGATGAACATCGGTCTGATGTCAATGACTGCCCATAAAGTCTATGGCCCTAAAGGAATCGGCGCTCTTTACGTCCGACGCCGCAACCCTAGAGTCCAAATGGCACCCCAAATGCATGGAGGCGGACATGAGCGGGGGATGCGCTCTGGTACTCTTTATACACCGCAAATTGTTGGGTTTGCCAAGGCAGTAGAACTCGGACTCACGGAACTGGAATCGCAGACGCAAAGCCTCACCGAGTTGCGGGAACGCTTGTGGAAGCAACTAAGCGGTTTGACAGGGATTCATTTAAATGGGCATCCCACCCAGCGACTATCAGGAAACCTTAATATCAGTGTCGAGGGTGTAGATGGTGCGGCGCTCTTACTAGGATTGCAACCAGTGGTAGCAGTGTCTTCTGGATCGGCTTGTACCTCTGTCAAAGTGTCTCCCTCTCACGTCCTGACGGCGCTGGGACGCTCGGAACTGCTGGCTTATGCGTCGGTGCGATTTGGGATTGGACGGCAGAATACAGCGGAGGAGATCGATCGAGTAGCACAGCACGCGATCGCTACCATTTCTAGCTTGCGGAAGCAAGCTTCGATTGTCGGTTAG
- a CDS encoding serine/threonine-protein kinase, giving the protein MLGKTLSGRYQIIKHLAGGGFGQTYLAEDQQLPGNPKCVVKQLKPKASDSLTLEVARRLFDREVQVLYRLGSHDQIPQLLAHFEDEQEFYLVQEFIEGDELKQELPLGKQLSEDLVLVLLQDVLEILVFVHQQDVIHRDIKPSNLIRRKQDGKLVLIDFGAVKEVGTQTVSAAGETTLTVVIGSPGYMANEQLSGKPRFSSDIYAVGMLGIQALTGLPPSQLPEDSKTSEILWRDRLSVGKRYTVPLLDVLDKMVRYDYRQRYQTAIEALQALQQFNTDVVTEQMPSPTDNVRSLPTDSLVPVTQTVSIQISSAVQPINQNSSVATSVMPKAPPKPAQKGISRIPNKAPLLIRIGAGIATALVLTVGIFYFQKSPSIGEKPQKIALIRTLPGHAGGVTSIALSPDGQFLVSSSLDQTIKIRNLRTKEIIHTLTGHSGYVYSVAISSDGQTLVTGSADQTIKVWNLQTGELLRTLDGHSGEVYSVAINPDGRTLVSGSQDKTIKVWNLQTGELVRTLTGVKEGLDEGVRNVAISPDGQTLVSSNVYDINVWNLETGELRRTFGGHIEAVRAIAISSNGETLASGSPDGTTKLWSLQTGELLNTFPHGSRLPNGSFSGGVYAVALSPDGQMLLSGSGIGENSLKLWNLRTGELIRTLTGHSNTIFSIVISPDEQTIYSSSLDGTIKVWRVP; this is encoded by the coding sequence ATGCTGGGAAAAACGCTCAGTGGTCGCTACCAAATAATCAAGCACTTGGCAGGCGGGGGGTTTGGCCAAACTTACCTTGCCGAAGATCAGCAGCTACCGGGCAATCCAAAATGTGTCGTTAAGCAACTCAAACCCAAAGCTAGCGATTCCTTAACTTTGGAGGTAGCCAGACGTTTATTCGATCGGGAAGTTCAAGTCCTCTATCGTTTAGGCAGTCACGATCAAATTCCACAACTTTTAGCTCATTTTGAGGATGAGCAAGAGTTTTATTTAGTACAAGAATTCATCGAAGGCGATGAACTCAAACAAGAATTACCCCTTGGGAAGCAATTAAGTGAGGACTTAGTCCTTGTCCTTTTACAAGATGTCTTAGAAATCTTAGTGTTTGTCCATCAACAAGATGTCATTCACCGGGATATTAAGCCGTCAAATTTAATTAGGCGCAAGCAAGATGGCAAATTAGTCTTGATTGATTTTGGAGCCGTTAAAGAAGTCGGTACTCAGACAGTGAGTGCCGCAGGGGAGACAACTTTAACGGTGGTTATTGGTTCGCCCGGTTATATGGCAAATGAACAACTCAGCGGTAAACCCCGATTTAGCAGCGATATTTATGCTGTAGGGATGCTGGGAATTCAAGCTCTCACCGGATTACCGCCATCCCAACTGCCAGAAGACTCCAAAACCAGTGAAATTTTATGGCGCGATCGCCTGTCAGTGGGGAAGCGCTATACGGTGCCCCTACTAGACGTTTTAGACAAGATGGTGCGCTATGACTACCGCCAACGCTACCAAACAGCAATCGAAGCTTTGCAGGCGCTCCAGCAGTTCAATACTGATGTCGTAACGGAGCAGATGCCATCCCCGACTGATAATGTCAGGTCATTACCGACGGATTCTTTGGTGCCTGTCACGCAGACTGTGTCGATTCAAATCTCATCAGCAGTGCAACCGATAAACCAGAATTCTTCTGTGGCAACATCGGTCATGCCAAAAGCACCACCCAAGCCTGCTCAAAAAGGGATTTCTCGTATCCCAAATAAGGCTCCTCTACTAATCAGAATTGGCGCAGGTATTGCCACGGCTCTAGTTCTGACAGTCGGAATTTTCTATTTTCAAAAATCTCCTAGCATTGGGGAAAAACCCCAAAAAATTGCTTTGATCAGGACGCTCCCCGGTCATGCAGGCGGCGTTACATCGATTGCACTTAGCCCGGATGGTCAGTTCCTTGTCAGTAGCAGTCTCGACCAAACGATTAAGATTAGAAACCTTCGCACCAAAGAAATCATTCACACGTTGACTGGGCACTCAGGATATGTTTATTCTGTTGCCATCAGCTCGGATGGTCAGACTCTCGTTACTGGGAGTGCCGATCAAACGATTAAGGTGTGGAACCTGCAAACGGGGGAACTGCTTCGCACTCTGGACGGCCATTCCGGGGAGGTGTATTCTGTTGCGATTAACCCCGATGGTCGGACACTCGTTAGCGGTAGTCAGGACAAGACCATTAAGGTGTGGAACCTGCAAACGGGTGAATTGGTGCGAACGTTGACCGGGGTAAAAGAAGGGCTAGATGAGGGCGTTCGGAATGTTGCCATTAGTCCAGATGGACAAACCCTGGTCAGCAGTAACGTTTATGACATCAATGTGTGGAATTTGGAGACGGGCGAACTGCGCCGCACCTTTGGGGGACATATCGAGGCAGTGAGGGCGATCGCAATTAGCTCGAATGGTGAGACCCTGGCGAGTGGCAGTCCAGATGGAACCACAAAATTGTGGAGTTTACAAACAGGTGAACTCCTGAATACCTTTCCTCATGGATCTCGATTGCCGAATGGCTCTTTTTCCGGGGGGGTGTATGCGGTTGCGCTCAGTCCAGATGGTCAGATGCTCTTGAGTGGCAGTGGTATTGGGGAAAACAGTCTGAAATTGTGGAATCTGCGGACGGGAGAATTGATCCGCACTCTGACGGGGCATTCCAACACAATTTTCTCAATTGTCATTAGTCCAGATGAACAGACGATTTACAGTAGTAGCCTGGACGGAACGATTAAGGTTTGGCGCGTGCCCTAA